From the genome of Tistrella bauzanensis:
GCGATCGTCAGATCCAGCCGGGTTGCCACCACGACGCGTGAGAAGATGTCGCGGCCCAATTGGTCGGTGCCGAACCAATGGGCGGCGCTGGGTGGGCTGAGTGCCGCCGCGGTGTCGCTGGCCAGCGGATCATGGGGCACCAGCAGCGGCCCGAAGATCGCGACCAGCACCAGGGCCACGAACATCAGGAAGGCGATGCCGGTGACCGGGTTCTCGGTGAAGACATGGCGGGCATGGGCGACGAGTGATCCATTGCGCGCCGGCAGCGCTGGCGGGCTTGCAATCTCGGCCATCGGTCAGCCCTCCATCTGGACGCGGGGGTCGATCACGCCATAGGCGAGGTCGATCAGCAGGTTGAGCAGCACATACAAGGCCGCCATCGCCAGCACGAAGCCCTGAACCGGTGCGAAATCCGAGGCGATCAGCGCCTCGACCGCATAGGAGCCGATACCGGGCCAGGCGAAGACCTTTTCCACCAGCACATTCGCCCCCAGCAGAAACGAGAACACCATGCCCAGCGTGGTGATCACCGGCAGCATGGCGTTGCGGAAGGCATAGACCACGATCACCCGCCAGGTGCTGAGGCCGTTGGCGCGGGCGGTGCGGACGAAATCCGACGCCAGCACCGACAGCATCGAGGCGCGGGTCATGCGGGTGATCGGCGCCAGCGAGAAGATCGCGAGCGTGGTGGCGGGCAGGAAGATCTGGGCCGCGGCCGAGCGGAAGGTTTCGATATCGCCGGCGATCAGGCTGTCGATCAGATAGAAGCCGGTGACCTGTGGTGGCGGGGAGAAGAAGATGTCCAGCCGCCCCAGCGGCGCGGGCGCGATGCCGGTCTGGTAATAGAACACATAGACCAGCAGCAGCCCGGTGAAGAACACCGGCAGCGAGACCCCCGATGTGGCGAGGATCCGGCTCAGATGGTCGATCCAGGATCCCTGGCGGACCGCGGCGGCGATGCCCAGCGGCACCGCGATCAGCACCGCGGCCAGCAACCCGGTCAGGGTCAGTTCGGCCGAGGCCGGCAGGCGGGCGATGATATCCTGGGTCACCGGCTGGCCGGTGGTCAGCGAGGTGCCGAGATTGCCCTGCGCCAGATCGCTGACATAGGCGATGAACTGCTCGTGAACCGGCCGGTCCAGGCCCAACTGGGTGCGGATCTCGGCGATGGCCTGTTCGGTGGCGGCGGGGCCGGCGAAATAGGCCGCCGGATCGCCCGGCAGCACGCGGGTGAGCAGGAAGGCGGTGATGATCACCCCGATCAGGCTGGGCAGGGCGGTGGCAAGGCGACGTCCGACATGGCGCAGCATGCGCGGTCTCCCGAAGGCGGCGTCTCGCGGGGGGAGAGAGTAAGGGCGGCGGGGTGGGAAGGGTGCGGGGGCAGTCGATCGGGGGGCGGCGGCTGCGGGATCAGGCGCCCTTGACCAGCGTGCGATAGTCCAGCCGGCGGTGGAACCAGTACTCATAGCCACTGACATTGCGCTGCATCGCCACATTCACATAAGGCTGGTAGAGCGGGATGCGCGGCATGTCTTCAAAGGCGAGATCGACGAAGCCCCTGACGCTGGCGTCATAGGTGGCGGTGTCGCCGGTCGCGGCAGCGGTACGGGCGGCATCGATCAGCGCATCCATCTGGGGCGACTGATAGCTCATGGTGTTGAACAGGGCGTTCTGGCCGTGATAGCACCAGTAGAAGAAGTATTCCGGATAGTCGAGCCAGCCCGAAAATACATTGGTGTAGAGCGGCATCTGCTTCTTCGACAGTTCCGTGCGCCAGTTGGCGCCGGGGATCTTGTTGATCGTGGTGCGGATGCCGATCTGCGCCAGACTTTCCTGAACCAGAACGCAGATCGGCTCGTTGACGGCCGCAAAACCCAGATCGAACGACAGCGTCGTCTCGAAGCCGTCGGGGAAGCCGGCTTCGGTCAGCAGCGCCTTCGCGCGGGCCATATCGGTGGTGTATTTGTGCGGCTGCGGCCAGGCGACCTCGGTGGGTGCATCGGCGGGGGCGCCGAACATCGGCTTCGCCAGCCCGAACATCACCGCATCGATGATCTTCTGATACGGA
Proteins encoded in this window:
- a CDS encoding ABC transporter permease, which gives rise to MLRHVGRRLATALPSLIGVIITAFLLTRVLPGDPAAYFAGPAATEQAIAEIRTQLGLDRPVHEQFIAYVSDLAQGNLGTSLTTGQPVTQDIIARLPASAELTLTGLLAAVLIAVPLGIAAAVRQGSWIDHLSRILATSGVSLPVFFTGLLLVYVFYYQTGIAPAPLGRLDIFFSPPPQVTGFYLIDSLIAGDIETFRSAAAQIFLPATTLAIFSLAPITRMTRASMLSVLASDFVRTARANGLSTWRVIVVYAFRNAMLPVITTLGMVFSFLLGANVLVEKVFAWPGIGSYAVEALIASDFAPVQGFVLAMAALYVLLNLLIDLAYGVIDPRVQMEG